The Pecten maximus chromosome 12, xPecMax1.1, whole genome shotgun sequence genome includes a region encoding these proteins:
- the LOC117339886 gene encoding uncharacterized protein LOC117339886: MWPKAEVHTMVGLVIYILLCLAKEADAIGCFQCTSVNKGNSACEDSFNNTDDKYYISDCWASRSGRHGLFPATECIKMIANDDSTGFSLVVRDCVVDNGGTNSETEIGRQSHCGWMREIQYDDKRMKGCILSCNSDGCNGASGLSTLHVQTLVSLVLVTILARRKLSGVS; this comes from the exons ATGTGGCCTAAGGCGGAAGTTCACACCATGGTCGGCCTGGTCATCTATATCCTGCTGTGTTTGGCTAAAGAAG CTGATGCCATTGGATGCTTTCAGTGCACTTCCGTCAACAAGGGAAACTCCGCGTGCGAGGATTCCTTTAACAACACAGATGATAAATACTATATCTCCGACTGTTGGGCTAGTCGTAGTGGGCGCCACGGTCTCTTTCCCGCCACCGAGTGTATCAAAATGATCGCTAATGACG ATTCTACGGGATTCTCGCTAGTGGTACGGGACTGTGTAGTAGATAATGGCGGCACTAATTCGGAGACAGAGATCGGACGACAGAGCCACTGTGGGTGGATGCGGGAGATTCAATACGATGACAAGAGGATGAAGGGATGTATCCTCAGCTGCAACTCTGACGGATGTAATGGAGCGTCCGGACTAAGCACACTGCACGTGCAAACGCTTGTCTCATTGGTGCTTGTAACTATATTGGCGAGACGGAAATTATCCGGCGTCAGCTGA
- the LOC117339885 gene encoding vesicular integral-membrane protein VIP36-like encodes MAAYMCTVSLAVACFCLFLGVFAEWNTNDYLRREHTLVKPYQGSGSSMPLWDFVGSTLVTNNYVRLTPDHQSRQGAIWNTQACNTRNWELHVQFSVHGSGSTLFGDGIAIWYAREKNRLGAVFGNADFFSGLAIFLDTYSNHNGPHNHEHPYISAMVNNGSMSYDHDRDGTHTQLAGCEAKFRNKDHSTYLAIRYHNNVLKVSMDIDNKNGWKECFEVHGIKLPLGYYFGASAATGQLADNHDIISMKLYELDPPEGQSDYWGLPIAEVFDAPRDRIEDVRSSMSGWKIFLIIILAIIGLGVCGVVGYVIFNKNNDYTRKRFY; translated from the exons ATGGCGGCCTACATGTGTACCGTGTCTTTGGCAGTTGCttgtttttgtcttttcttGGGTGTATTTGCAGAATGGAATACGAACGATTACCTCAGGCGAGAACACACACTTGTGAAGCCATATCAAG GATCAGGATCATCGATGCCTTTATGGGACTTTGTTGGAAGTACTCTCGTCACTAATAACTATGTACGTCTGACACCAGATCACCAGAGTCGACAAGGAGCCATTTGGAATACTCAG GCATGTAATACCAGGAACTGGGAGCTCCATGTCCAGTTTTCTGTGCACGGTTCAGGAAGTACATTATTTGGTGATGGAATAGCAATATGGTATGCCAGGGAGAAAAATAGGCTGG GTGCTGTGTTTGGAAATGCAGACTTTTTCTCTGGATTAGCAATTTTCTTGGACACATACAGTAATCACAATGGCCCCCACAAT CATGAACACCCCTACATATCTGCGATGGTAAACAATGGCTCAATGAGTTACGACCATGACCGGGACGGAACACACACACAACTGGCCGGATGTGAAGCCAAGTTCAGGAATAAGGACCACAGCACTTACCTGGCTATTCGCTACCATAACAACGTACTCAAG GTTTCCATGGATATTGATAATAAGAATGGCTGGAAAGAATGTTTTGAAGTTCATGGCATCAAATTACCACTTGGATACTATTTTGGAGCTTCAGCAGCCACAGGACAGTTAGCAG ATAACCATGATATAATATCTATGAAGTTGTATGAACTGGACCCACCAGAGGGG CAATCGGATTATTGGGGATTGCCCATAGCCGAAGTGTTTGATGCACCTCGAG atCGTATTGAGGACGTTCGGTCAAGCATGAGTGGTTGGAAAATTTTCCTCATCATTATTTTAGCCATCATCGGTCTGGGTGTTTGTGGTGTGGTCggatatgtaatatttaataaaaataatgattataCACGTAAACGCTTCTACTGA